In Aliiglaciecola sp. LCG003, a genomic segment contains:
- a CDS encoding IS3 family transposase yields the protein MKKYTAEFKLECIELITVQGYPVRQAADAMEVGYSTLQKWVRQYREEQVGITPKASAITDEQKRIQALEKQVKQLESDNNLLKKASAFFAIEMNKGGKSR from the coding sequence ATGAAGAAGTACACAGCCGAATTTAAATTAGAATGTATTGAGTTGATCACTGTTCAAGGTTATCCAGTTAGGCAAGCTGCCGATGCAATGGAAGTTGGATATTCCACCTTACAAAAATGGGTACGACAGTATCGCGAAGAACAAGTAGGCATTACGCCTAAAGCGTCTGCCATCACTGATGAACAAAAACGAATTCAAGCGTTAGAGAAGCAAGTTAAACAATTAGAAAGTGATAATAACCTGTTAAAAAAAGCTTCGGCCTTCTTCGCAATAGAAATGAACAAAGGCGGCAAGTCGCGCTAG
- a CDS encoding IS3 family transposase yields MKKAGFNVQHICRCLNVPRSSFYFHAKPKRIKAGDIHLEAAVKHIHNEMDATYGSRRMMIELNHQGYKVGRYKVRRLMRKFKLIAKRPRLHRYPYAGKASIIAPNYLNRQFNPEQLNTHWSGDITYIRTGQGWLYLAVIVDLCSRKIISWAFSDKPNTELTTRAIRLAVNKREPMTGVIFHSDQGAQYTSDSFQKCLSEFGIQASMSRAGNCLDNAVTERFFRSLKSERVNYRRYQTRHQAQADIIDYIEPFYNQKRRHHKLGNISPVEYEMKLMKSA; encoded by the coding sequence TTGAAGAAGGCAGGGTTTAATGTTCAGCATATTTGTCGATGTTTAAATGTACCCCGTAGCTCGTTTTATTTTCATGCTAAACCAAAGCGAATTAAGGCTGGCGATATTCACTTAGAGGCAGCGGTGAAGCATATTCACAATGAAATGGACGCCACTTACGGCAGCCGAAGAATGATGATAGAACTTAATCATCAGGGGTATAAAGTGGGTCGTTATAAAGTACGACGATTGATGCGCAAATTTAAATTGATAGCGAAACGGCCTCGGTTACATCGTTATCCCTATGCAGGAAAGGCGTCTATCATTGCCCCTAATTATTTAAATAGGCAGTTTAACCCTGAACAACTTAACACCCATTGGTCAGGTGACATCACGTATATCCGAACAGGCCAAGGATGGTTATATTTAGCAGTAATAGTAGATTTATGCTCGAGAAAGATTATTAGCTGGGCATTCTCAGATAAACCCAATACTGAGTTAACAACCCGCGCTATACGTTTAGCAGTTAATAAAAGAGAGCCTATGACAGGAGTCATATTCCACTCGGATCAGGGGGCTCAATACACCAGTGATTCGTTCCAGAAGTGTTTGAGTGAATTTGGAATCCAGGCAAGCATGAGTCGAGCAGGAAATTGTCTAGATAACGCCGTTACGGAACGTTTCTTTAGAAGTTTAAAGTCTGAAAGAGTTAACTACCGAAGGTATCAAACTCGTCACCAGGCCCAAGCGGATATTATTGATTATATCGAACCATTTTATAACCAGAAACGACGACACCATAAACTGGGAAACATCTCACCAGTTGAATATGAGATGAAATTAATGAAAAGTGCCTAA
- a CDS encoding DUF262 domain-containing protein, with protein sequence MGGQYSWTHNQCEQLFKDIERAGSTDLEAHFIGSVVYVERGLYSHSDVPQLLVIDGQQRLTSATLLIAALTREILKRADNGIANVVDGTNAKKLKMYYLCNDAEDGDLFYKLILTKADDEALRNIVDGKIMQDEDSAVRVIQNYLLFERKLQSASEKQLNQIYLGLQKLIIVDIALDREKDNPQLIFESLNSTGLDLSQADLIRNYVLMGLEPKQQNQLYNDHWYPMESAFGHGEYSWLFNQFMRDYLTVKTGKPPRVGDVYEGFKKYASSLESNISEVVADVHLHAKFYIAIVRELETEPKLLEVFKDINAYKVDVAYPLILELYHDYYFKILTLDEFEQCCRYGLPRFC encoded by the coding sequence TTGGGTGGTCAATATAGTTGGACACATAATCAGTGTGAGCAGTTGTTCAAAGATATTGAACGAGCGGGATCTACGGACTTAGAAGCTCATTTTATTGGCTCGGTAGTATATGTAGAGCGTGGGTTGTACAGCCATAGTGACGTACCGCAATTATTAGTTATTGATGGGCAACAGCGTTTAACATCCGCTACGTTGTTAATTGCGGCATTAACACGGGAAATACTGAAAAGAGCTGATAATGGTATCGCAAACGTTGTTGATGGTACTAACGCTAAAAAGTTAAAAATGTATTATTTGTGCAACGATGCGGAAGACGGTGATTTGTTCTATAAGCTTATTCTAACAAAGGCTGATGATGAAGCACTGCGCAATATCGTCGATGGTAAGATAATGCAAGATGAAGACTCTGCGGTAAGAGTGATCCAAAATTACCTGTTGTTTGAACGGAAATTACAAAGTGCGAGTGAAAAGCAATTAAACCAAATATATCTTGGCTTACAAAAGTTGATCATTGTTGACATTGCACTCGACAGAGAAAAAGACAACCCGCAGCTTATTTTTGAAAGCCTAAACTCTACTGGTTTAGATTTAAGCCAAGCCGACCTGATTCGAAATTATGTACTAATGGGCTTAGAGCCTAAGCAGCAAAACCAACTTTACAATGACCATTGGTACCCGATGGAAAGTGCATTTGGGCACGGTGAATATAGTTGGCTGTTTAACCAATTTATGCGTGATTACTTAACCGTAAAAACGGGAAAACCGCCAAGAGTTGGCGATGTATATGAAGGTTTTAAAAAATATGCGTCTTCATTAGAGTCCAACATTAGTGAAGTAGTTGCTGACGTTCACCTACATGCTAAATTTTATATTGCGATTGTTAGGGAATTGGAAACTGAGCCAAAATTATTGGAGGTATTTAAAGATATCAATGCGTACAAGGTTGATGTTGCTTATCCTTTAATCCTTGAACTTTACCATGATTATTATTTTAAAATTTTGACCCTCGATGAATTTGAACAGTGTTGTCGCTATGGACTTCCCAGATTTTGCTAG